A stretch of Magnetococcales bacterium DNA encodes these proteins:
- a CDS encoding type II toxin-antitoxin system prevent-host-death family antitoxin yields the protein MYTVGVDEAKIHFYGLLKRVAQGEWITITQNGQPVAVLQAPDLVPGKNVAEVIQALKDFPVSPPVEQEVVREMIEAGRD from the coding sequence ATGTATACCGTCGGCGTTGATGAAGCCAAGATCCATTTTTATGGATTGTTGAAGCGGGTTGCACAGGGAGAATGGATTACCATCACCCAAAATGGACAGCCTGTGGCTGTGCTTCAGGCTCCTGATTTGGTCCCTGGGAAAAATGTCGCTGAAGTGATCCAGGCCTTGAAAGATTTCCCGGTCAGTCCCCCGGTCGAACAGGAGGTTGTTCGGGAAATGATTGAGGCAGGCCGGGATTGA
- a CDS encoding type II toxin-antitoxin system VapC family toxin, with product MAYEQGLSTYDASYLDLALREGIPIATFDHSLQKAASRLSLSLFAL from the coding sequence TTGGCTTATGAGCAGGGGCTCTCCACCTATGACGCTTCCTACCTGGATCTGGCGTTACGGGAAGGCATTCCCATCGCCACCTTTGATCACTCCCTGCAAAAAGCCGCCTCCCGCCTGAGTCTCTCTCTGTTTGCGCTCTGA